In the Naumovozyma dairenensis CBS 421 chromosome 4, complete genome genome, one interval contains:
- the NDAI0D04450 gene encoding sterol desaturase family protein: MSDIFTNQTLTNLIQADTFQETLYNIYIHQPTLNIIEKYWATWYIYMQNDTLATGLMFFLLHEFMYFFRCLPWFIIDQIPYFRRWKLQPTKIPTAKEQFFCLKSVLLSHFLVEAIPIWTFHPMCQKLGITIAVPFPNWLLMAKEITLFFILEDIWHYWLHRLFHYSYFYKYIHKQHHRYAAPFGLVAEYAHPIETMSLGFGTVGMPIFYVMYTGRLHLFTLCCWITLRLFQAVDAHSGYDFPWSLNKFMPFWAGAEHHDLHHHYFIGNYASSFRWWDYYMDTEAGPEAKLEREERMKLKALKKVKVKKH; encoded by the coding sequence ATGTCTGACATTTTTACTAACCAAACATTGACTAACCTTATTCAAGCAGACACTTTCCAAGAAACTCTGTATAACATTTACATTCATCAACCAactttgaatattatagaaaaatattggGCCACATGGTACATATATATGCAAAATGATACCTTAGCCACTGGATTAATGTTCTTCCTATTACATGAATTCATGTATTTCTTCAGATGTTTACCATGGTTCATCATCGACCAGATCCCATATTTCAGAAGATGGAAATTACAACCAACAAAGATCCCTACAGCCAAGGAACAATTCTTCTGTTTAAAatcagtattattatcacaTTTCCTAGTGGAAGCAATCCCCATCTGGACCTTTCATCCAATGTGTCAAAAATTAGGTATCACTATTGCAGTACCCTTCCCCAATTGGCTTCTTATGGCAAAGGAAATTACATTATTCTTCATTTTGGAAGATATTTGGCATTACTGGCTTCATCGTCTTTTCCATTATAGCTACTTTTACAAATATATTCACAAGCAACATCATAGATATGCTGCCCCATTTGGTCTAGTAGCTGAATATGCTCACCCCATTGAAACAATGTCCCTAGGATTCGGAACAGTTGGAATGCCAATCTTTTACGTCATGTATACAGGGAGATTACATTTGTTTACGTTATGTTGTTGGATTACGTTAAGATTGTTTCAAGCTGTAGATGCTCATTCTGGATATGATTTCCCATGGTCgttaaataaattcatgCCATTTTGGGCTGGTGCCGAACATCACGATTtacatcatcattatttcattGGGAATTATGCCTCGTCTTTCAGATGGTGGGATTATTATATGGATACTGAAGCTGGTCCTGAAGCAAAATTGgaaagagaagaaagaatgaaattgaaagcaTTGAAAAAAGTGAAAGTGAAAAAGCATTAG
- the PSA1 gene encoding mannose-1-phosphate guanylyltransferase (similar to Saccharomyces cerevisiae PSA1 (YDL055C); ancestral locus Anc_4.231): protein MKGLILVGGYGTRLRPLTLTVPKPLVEFGNRPMILHQIEALANAGVTDIVLAVNYRPEVMVETLQKYEKEYGVNITFSVEEEPLDTAGPLKLAEKILKKDDSPFFVLNSDVICEYPFKELADFHKAHGGKGTIVATKVDEPSKYGVIVHDIATPNLIDRFVEKPKEFVGNRINAGIYILNPEVIDLIEMKPTSIEKETFPILVNEKSLYSFDLEGFWMDVGQPKDFLSGTVLYLESLAKKSPEKLTTGSNIVGNALIDPTAKISPLAKIGPNVVIGPNVTIGDGVRIERSVVLANSNIKEHSLVKSTIVGWNSTVGRWCRLEGVTVLGDDVNVKDEIYINGGKVLPHKSIATNVPQESIIM from the coding sequence atgaaaggTTTAATTTTAGTCGGTGGTTATGGTACCAGATTAAGACCATTAACTTTAACTGTCCCAAAACCATTAGTTGAATTTGGTAACAGACCAATGATCcttcatcaaattgaaGCTCTTGCCAATGCTGGTGTCACTGACATCGTCCTCGCTGTCAACTACAGACCAGAAGTTATGGTTGAAACTTTACAAAAATACGAAAAGGAATACGGTGTCAACATTACCTTTTCCGTCGAAGAAGAACCATTAGACACTGCTGGTCCATTAAAATTAGCTGAAaagattttaaagaaagatgATTCCCCATTCTTCGTCTTAAACTCTGACGTCATTTGCGAATATCCATTCAAAGAATTGGCTGATTTCCATAAGGCTCACGGTGGTAAGGGTACCATCGTCGCAACCAAAGTCGATGAACCATCTAAATACGGTGTCATTGTCCACGATATCGCCACtccaaatttaattgatagATTCGTCGAAAAACCAAAGGAATTCGTCGGTAACAGAATTAACGCtggtatatatatcttaAACCCAGAAGTCATCGATTTGATTGAAATGAAACCAACTtctattgaaaaggaaacttTCCCAATTTTAGTTAACGAAAAatctttatattctttcGATTTAGAAGGTTTCTGGATGGATGTTGGTCAACCAAAGGATTTCTTATCAGGGACTGTTCTTTATTTGGAATCATTAGCTAAGAAATCTCCAGAAAAATTAACAACTGGTTCTAATATTGTCGGTAACGCTTTAATTGATCCAACTGCCAAGATCTCCCCATTGGCTAAGATCGGTCCAAATGTTGTCATTGGTCCAAACGTTACTATCGGTGACGGTgttagaattgaaagatcCGTCGTATTGGCTAACTCTAACATCAAGGAACATTCCTTAGTTAAATCTACCATTGTCGGTTGGAACTCTACCGTCGGTAGATGGTGTCGTTTAGAAGGTGTCACTGTCTTAGGTGATGACGTTAATgttaaagatgaaatttaCATTAACGGTGGTAAAGTTCTACCTCATAAGTCTATTGCCACCAATGTCCCACAAGaatctattattatgtGA
- the MBP1 gene encoding transcription factor MBP1 (similar to Saccharomyces cerevisiae MBP1 (YDL056W); ancestral locus Anc_4.232): MSDNKIYSARYSGVDVYEFVHPTGSVMKRKSDDWVNATHILKVANFSKAKRTRILEKEVLKETHEKVQGGFGKYQGTWVPMNIALNLAEKYGVYDELKVFFDFKHLDGSASPPPAPKHHHASRTDSKRKATKSASMSVISDNPKGSKQPKLINMSTQAHIGTILPTTYANEQNGEFTINNETTSGMAKRNGIAVINPVIRKSRRGRPPSVGTTQRKLGVGKNVSLQRSQSDMIFPKPLIPNSSISTNQLPFIQRSTLEPLNELKQEMRKDQFREIKIDDGLSSDIEQTDNNEINEHNFVAPRQSSAIKSKRSIHSIDSSPKSVPSSPNSGTTSPLNDVDDEDGAQVPGTSPIRSGIARFSTEKKPEKTDINDKVNDYLSKLVEYFISDEMRTNNPVADELLRPPPDSAPFIDSPIDSEQHSAFHWACSMGQLSIAEALFNAGANIRATNSEGQTPLMRSAMFHNSYTKHTFPMIFKLLHETVFDEDRHGQTVLHHIIKRKSTTPSAVYYLDIFLGSLKDFAQPYGIDLLMNAQDENGNTALHLAALNGDKRFFNTLISNGSLLTIQNKEGRTPNEIMNNKYEDGDTSNAMMINRSPTFPAAMVSDYLMYPSQAATTISRGIPNITNAMKRIADAYNDSYAQRDEEEKALVKTLKSISTTIDNIDGKTTEVLDNERGKDLDTLIEKQLKDVEELQRSIARLKKEMESKLEYRETKRLDHFMKENSDDINTVSNDDNIDGRIKLATELSVFQLKRKFFVQEILKLFDNNMKIHKYRRMISEGTEIKTDEIDACLDTILQSLLNGS; encoded by the coding sequence ATGtcagataataaaatttattcTGCCAGGTATTCTGGTGTTGACGTTTACGAATTCGTCCATCCTACAGGATCTGTAATGAAGCGAAAAAGTGACGATTGGGTAAATGCAACACATATATTAAAAGTGGCCAATTTTTCTAAGGCAAAGAGAACCagaattttggaaaaagaaGTCTTGAAAGAAACACATGAGAAAGTTCAAGGCGGATTCGGTAAATATCAAGGGACATGGGTTCCGATGAATATTGCCCTTAATTTAGCTGAGAAGTATGGTGTTTATGATGAACTAAAAGTCTTTTTCGATTTCAAGCATTTGGATGGTTCAGCATCACCTCCACCAGCACCAAAACATCATCATGCTTCGAGAACCGATTCAAAGAGGAAGGCAACCAAAAGTGCTAGTATGTCCGTTATATCAGATAATCCAAAGGGTAGTAAGCAACCTAAACTAATTAATATGTCCACTCAAGCGCATATTGGGACCATACTGCCAACAACATATGCAAACGAACAGAATGGGGAATTTACgattaataatgaaactaCTAGCGGAATGGCCAAAAGAAATGGTATAGCGGTGATCAATCCAGTAATAAGGAAGTcaagaagaggaagacCACCTTCAGTAGGTACGACGCAAAGGAAGTTGGGAGTCGGGAAAAACGTTTCGCTACAGAGGTCTCAAAGTGATATGATATTTCCCAAACCGTTGATACCgaattcatcaatatctaCGAACCAATTGCCATTCATTCAAAGGTCAACATTAGAGCCTCTAAATGAACTAAAGCAAGAGATGAGGAAAGATCAATTTAGGGAAATCAAGATTGATGATGGACTTTCTAGTGATATTGAACAAacagataataatgaaattaatgaacATAATTTTGTAGCGCCGAGGCAATCTTCTGCAATAAAAAGTAAAAGATCAATTCACTCTATAGATAGTTCGCCCAAATCTGTACCTTCATCACCAAATTCAGGGACTACATCACCTCTAAATGACGTtgacgatgaagatggaGCGCAAGTTCCTGGTACATCGCCAATAAGGTCAGGTATAGCGCGTTTTTCCACTGAAAAGAAACCTGAAAAGACAGATATCAATGATAAAGTAAATGATTATTTATCCAAATTagttgaatattttatttcagATGAAATGCGAACTAACAATCCTGTCGCGGATGAGTTATTGAGACCGCCACCAGATAGTGCGCCATTCATTGATTCGCCTATTGATTCTGAACAACATTCTGCATTCCATTGGGCTTGTTCTATGGGACAACTTTCCATTGCAGAAGCATTATTCAATGCAGGTGCAAATATTAGAGCCACAAATAGTGAGGGGCAAACACCATTGATGAGAAGTGCAATGTTCCATAATTCATATACCAAGCATACATTCCCAAtgattttcaaattactGCATGAAACTGTATTCGATGAAGACCGTCATGGACAAACAGTTCTAcatcatataataaaaaggaaatcTACGACACCGTCAGCTgtttattatcttgatatatttttaggGAGTCTAAAAGATTTTGCTCAACCTTATGGGATTGACTTGTTAATGAATGCacaagatgaaaatggGAATACTGCATTACACTTAGCGGCGTTGAATGGTGATAAACgatttttcaatactttAATATCGAATGGTTCCTTATTGACGattcaaaataaagaaggaagaaCGCCTAACGAGAttatgaataataaatatgaaGATGGAGACACTAGCAATGCCATGATGATAAACCGATCACCTACATTTCCAGCTGCTATGGTTTCTGATTATTTAATGTATCCATCTCAAGCAGCCACAACTATATCGAGGGGAATTCCTAATATAACGAATGCGATGAAACGAATTGCAGATGCCTATAATGATAGTTATGCTCAGAGggatgaagaagagaaagCCTTAGTGAAGACGTTGAAAAGTATATCGACTACTatagataatattgatggCAAGACAACAGAGGTACTTGATAACGAAAGGGGTAAAGATTTAGATACATTGATTGAgaaacaattaaaagatgttgaagaattacaaCGCTCTATTGCTAGACtgaaaaaggaaatggAATCTAAACTTGAATATAGAGAAACGAAACGTTTAGATCATTTCATGAAGGAGAATtctgatgatattaatactgtttcaaatgatgataatattgatggTAGGATCAAATTAGCTACAGAATTATCCGTTTTCCAATTAAAGAGAAAGTTTTTCGTACAGGAGATTTTGAAACTATTTGATAACAATATGAAAATCCACAAGTACAGACGAATGATTAGTGAAGGTACTGAAATCAAAACTGATGAAATCGATGCTTGTCTGGATACTATTCTACAAAGTTTATTGAACGGGAGTTAG